In a genomic window of Meleagris gallopavo isolate NT-WF06-2002-E0010 breed Aviagen turkey brand Nicholas breeding stock chromosome 1, Turkey_5.1, whole genome shotgun sequence:
- the CD99 gene encoding CD99 antigen, whose amino-acid sequence STFFVCLFLSPLTGATVKPVSPQKPPSSDFDDFNLEDAFGPSSKPDLPAKPKDSDNPRPATPVKPRESDSFDDSDLFDGDLPREGGGGGGSSGGSGEKDSNKGGDGEASQGAIAGIVSAVAATAIGAVSSFIAYQKKKLCFKQSDEENVNMDSHRGAQSEPPVQRTLLEN is encoded by the exons TCaactttctttgtttgtttgttcctctCTCCCTTGACAGGAGCTACAGTGAAGCCTGTTTCACCTCAGAAGCCACCATCGTCAGATTTTG ATGACTTTAACTTAGAAGATGCTTTTGGGCCTA GTTCCAAGCCAGATCTACCTGCAAAGCCTAAAGACTCTG ATAACCCCAGGCCAGCTACACCTGTAAAGCCTAGAGAATCTG aCAGCTTTGATGATTCAGATCTATTTGATGGTGATTTACCAAGAGAaggaggtggaggtggtggcagcagtggtggcagtg GAGAAAAGGACTCAAATAAGGGTGGAGATGGTGAGG cttCTCAGGGAGCAATAGCTGGGATTGTAAGTGCTGTGGCTGCTACTGCAATCGGAGCAGTATCTAGTTTCATTGCTTACCAGAAGAAGAAACTCTGTTTCAAACAAAGCG ATGAAGAGAATGTGAATATGGACAGCCACAGAGGAGCACAATCTGAGCCACCTG TTCAGCGCACACTTCTGGAGAACTAA